GAGAGCGTTAAAGGTTTCTGCCCTTGTCTGTAGTATGCACTCCGCTAACTCAGACACATCACTGATTTGGCAGGCAATCTTTCTTTTTAACAGGCTTGCCACGTTTGACAGAAATGATTCTTTTAACATTAGACTTTCAAATTTCCCGTCTCCACTGAGAACCCACAGTTAGTCTTCCGTTCAAACTGCTGCTTGGTGAATCGTGAGGCAATTTTTCAACGGAACTGCTTGGAGTgggtctgtttctccacctccctctctcaATATCGGATCCGCTAAAAGCAATGAAGAAATAGCAGCCCTGACAGATAGCCGCCAGTTCCATTCCACAGGTTGTCTGAGCCCCACTTCTCGCTTGTCGTTTGCTTTGCTTCCAGGTCCGGAAGATTTGCGAGCCATCAGTGGCACATGCGAAAGGCGAGTCGATCGCCACTAATTCGATTAGGAGTGAGGAATGTTTTGCGTGGGGATGTGTGCATCTGATGTGCTTTGAGATGATTTGTTCTCCTACTCACACGTGAATACAGGATCGGGACAGGTGGAAACTGGCTGGAGGCGTGAGAGGAAGAGGGTTTTAGTCCGTGGCCGCGCTTAAATTCCGGGCACCGTCCAACAGCCGTCTCACTCAACAGCTCAAGAGCGGGGTTGAGCACATCCGGACTGCCGGCTACTCCGAGATCTGGCTAAGTCAGGGTCAAGTCAAGCCTGGACCGAAACTGCTCCGACAAGTATCCCTTGTTTTCTCTCTGGTGGAGGTCTCTGTACAACCATCACGATTTCTTCCAAAAGCAGACAGGACGATCGCCCACCTCTCACACGGGTCGTCCGGAAAAAGAGACTGATCGCCGCGGCGGTGGGAGTCGCCATGGTCCTTCTGCTGGTGATCTTGATCCCAGTGCTGGTGAACTCGGCCGGGACCTCCGCCCACTACGAGATGCTGGGGACCTGCAGGATGGTCTGCGACCCTTACGACACGAAAGCCACCACGGCGGCGGCAGAGACGGTGCGGGATCACAGTGTGATGCCCGTGCCCACTTTCATCCAAGGACCCAAAGGGGAGCCCGGGAGATCGGGGAAAGCCGGACCGCGGGGTCCGCCCGGAGAACCGGGCCCGCCGGGGTCGATTGGGCCACCGGGAGGAAAGGGCGAGCCGGGGAGACCGGGACTCCCGGGTCTACCGGGACCACCCGGTCCAAACGCCGGAGCCATCAGCGCCGCTACCTACAGCACAGTGCCGAAGATTGCCTTCTACGCCGGTCTCAAACGACCACACGAGGGTTACGAGATGCTCAAATTCGACGACGTGGTCACCAATCTCGGGAACCATTATGACCCGACCACCGGCAAGTTTACCTGCTCCATCCCGGGGATTTACTTCTTCACTTACCACGTTTTGATGAGAGGCGGTGATGGCACCAGCATGTGGGCAGATCTGTGTAAAAACGGCCAGGTGAGCGATCCTTCGAACAAGTTTCAGCGGGCTAAGGGGAGAGTTAGCATTGGGTCTTCGTTTTAGACACCTCACTCAATGGGAGAATGTTGGGACAACGGACAAGCGCcagtttttaatttgttttctgtATTATACTTAGGTAGGTATCATTTCATCGGCGTTTCAGGCTTGAAGGGCTTAAACAAAGGAATACATCCACACTGTGTGGAAGGTAGCGGTCATAAGAAACAGCAAAGCAATAGCCACGGTTCATCAGTAAACAGAGGGGGAGGGGCGATCCAGCAGTTTTGGTCTGGGGAGGAATGGAAGACTCGGCGAAGTTTCGGATGATGATTGGGAGAGCTTTGGAGCGGAAAGACAGGGATCGTGTACATGGCAGCTGGGGCAGGCGAAGCAAGACGGATAAGGGGAAATAGACCAGGACACGAAAGCTGAAAACGGATGCAAACAGCTGGGGGCTTGTCTCGCACTTTCCGTAACTTTGCTGAACCTTCTGCAGGTCCGAGCCAGCGCTATTGCCCAGGATGCCGACCAGAATTACGACTATGCCAACAACAGCGTGGTGCTGCACTTGGATGCAGGAGACGAAGTTTATATCAAACTGGATGGTGGCAAGGCCCACGGCGGTAACAACAATAAGTACAGCACCTTCTCCGGATTTATAGTCTACGCCGACTGAGGGAAGAGCGAACAAATAAACAACCAAATCGAATCACCTCCTGCGGGAACGATTGAGGGCGGGATTCCCACCCTTGAAAGATCACTACAAATACCAAATGGACGGTCTCGAAATGTGCACGATAGTTTTGGATAcaaccagccatttttttttgttgaaaggaAAGCTATTTGAAACATACTTGCACACCACGAAAAGACCATGCTCAACTAAATAGGCTCAGACGGGGTTATACTGACTTTCCCCGCCCAAAGCAATTTATCAATGTTAGTATTGTACTGTATTTGTGAGAGGAAGTCAGC
The Narcine bancroftii isolate sNarBan1 chromosome 1, sNarBan1.hap1, whole genome shotgun sequence genome window above contains:
- the c1ql3a gene encoding complement C1q-like protein 3 — translated: MVLLLVILIPVLVNSAGTSAHYEMLGTCRMVCDPYDTKATTAAAETVRDHSVMPVPTFIQGPKGEPGRSGKAGPRGPPGEPGPPGSIGPPGGKGEPGRPGLPGLPGPPGPNAGAISAATYSTVPKIAFYAGLKRPHEGYEMLKFDDVVTNLGNHYDPTTGKFTCSIPGIYFFTYHVLMRGGDGTSMWADLCKNGQVRASAIAQDADQNYDYANNSVVLHLDAGDEVYIKLDGGKAHGGNNNKYSTFSGFIVYAD